The genomic region GCGCTCGAGGGCGCTCTCCAAATCTTCCAGCACAAATACTGCGCCGCCCTCGCCAATCACAAAACCGTCGCGCGTGGCATCAAAAGGACGGCTGGCTTCCTGAGGGGGATCATTACGCGTACTGAGCGCCTTCATCGAAGTAAAACCCGTGAAGAACATATCCCGAATCAGGGATTCAACCCCGCCGGTCAGTACCCGATCGGCAAGGCCGCGGCGAATAAGTTCAGCAGCTTCACCGATGGCTTGCGTGCCCGCGGCGCAGGCCGTGACCACGGTGTTCAGCGGCCCGCTGGCCCCAAAGCGCTGGCTGATGTGGAAGGCAGGCATATTGGGCAGCCCGCCGACCAGATCCATAGGGCGCACGCGGTATTTGCCGCGCTCGGTCGATTTTTCGACAACATTTTCGTAAATTTCAAAACCGCCCAGAGCCGTACCCAAGACTACGCCGGTGCGATTGCCCAACGGTTGGTCAACGGGTAAATGGGCATCTTCCAGGGCCTGATGGGCAGCATCCAGCGCAAGCTGCGAACTGCGCGCCATACGGCGGGCTTCTTTAGCATCAATAAAGCGCGCTGAATCCCAGTCTTTGATTTCAGCGGCAATTTTGGCAGGCAACGCGCTGGCATCGAATTGCGTAATCCAGTCGATGCCAGAATTGCCAGCCAGTAAATTTTGCCACGATTCGCCCACACTATGCCCCAACGCCGTCACTGCCCCCATGCCGGTGATGACCACGCGGCGCAAAGGGCGCGCTTGCTCTTGCACAAAAACTTCCAGGGCGCGCTCAACCGCTTCGGCAGAAACGCGCCGTGCGCTGCTGATCCGTTCGGCGACAGAGTTCGCTACCTCACCTTGTTGAATGGCTTCCAGCGCTTCCATTAACAATTCCCGCGCCGTGGCGGGCAAGCGGCTCAAGCGTTCTCCTAAAATCGTCATTTTGGCGAGTGTCAATTTTTGATTGGACATCGTTCTTCCTTCAGAGCT from Chloroflexota bacterium harbors:
- the fabF gene encoding beta-ketoacyl-ACP synthase II; amino-acid sequence: MEALEAIQQGEVANSVAERISSARRVSAEAVERALEVFVQEQARPLRRVVITGMGAVTALGHSVGESWQNLLAGNSGIDWITQFDASALPAKIAAEIKDWDSARFIDAKEARRMARSSQLALDAAHQALEDAHLPVDQPLGNRTGVVLGTALGGFEIYENVVEKSTERGKYRVRPMDLVGGLPNMPAFHISQRFGASGPLNTVVTACAAGTQAIGEAAELIRRGLADRVLTGGVESLIRDMFFTGFTSMKALSTRNDPPQEASRPFDATRDGFVIGEGGAVFVLEDLESALERGAPIYAEVLGHSASADAYHVAQPEPEGIGAQNAMRWALMDANLQPEAVDYINTHGSSTPLNDKTETHAIKQVFGDHAYDLAINSTKSMIGHAFGAAGAIEAMVITKSVQEDRLHPTINYETPDPECDLDCVPNQARQTPINIAMSNSFGLGGQNACLVVGKYANG